The Drosophila yakuba strain Tai18E2 chromosome X, Prin_Dyak_Tai18E2_2.1, whole genome shotgun sequence DNA segment GTCTCGAACTCGGCACAATCTGCTATTTGAAGAGAAGAAGAAACCTTAGCACAGAGCTCATAAagttttgaaaagtacaagtgCAAGTGCTTACCCATCTTGAAATCGAGCATTAAACATTAACCTGCTTGCTTAATATTCCTTGGAAAAGATAAGgatttaacaattaaaaaacaaaatctttTTATGTGCGGCAGTGCATGTTGATAGTAACATTATTTTGGGAAGCTAATAAAATGAATTCTGTTTTTctatattaataacaaatgtcTGCTTTGTATAGGCTATATTTGTGTTATTTGAGTCCAAAAATATTGGCTTAGAAAATGTGTGTAATTACTGCAGTTTGTAACATTTCTGAGTGTGACAGCTGGCTGACTGGTAGCACTTATTGTTGTACGACTGTAATTCTTTGCCCTCgcgttttattgtttgttactttttcagtttttcagtttttcactttttacttattacttttattttggGCCCTGATCGCGTCATACTTTTTGGGATCCGTGTCTGTCCGGGCAAACAGATGTGCTGTCTGCTGTCTGTGGTATATGTACGATATGTAGGTCCGAGTTCGAATCAGAGGTTTTGCCCAAACgaaagagaaaacaaaacaaacactgGGTTTTTGGCCCATGGGCCCATTCCATGGGATTGCGCAACCGAGTTAAATGGCCTGCCTGCCTGCTTGGCCCCTGAAAAGCTGAAAtccgaaaacagaaaactgaaaTCAGAAATCTGAAATTGTGGCTGGCACACGCAATAATCGGACAGAAAGGGGCAGTCAGTCGCCTTAAAACTATGACctgcaatgtgtgtgtgtgtcgcaACTGCAGACTCAGCAaactgcatctgcaactgcaactgcaactgcagctgccgTGCCATTTGTGTTCATCTGCATAATCCCAGAGCAGCGTATCCACGTCACGCTCATCATCCAACAACGCGACGGTGCAAAAATGCAGCGAAATTGGAGTGGCGTTCTTCGTTTGTCAACTGAAATGGCACACAAATGGATGATGCACACAATGCAATGGAGGGCAGATGCTGCAGGAATTCACTAGAATCGAACTAGCAATGCTATCCTGGGATCATCAGTGCAGAAAAAGGCCAACTCCAAGGGCTAAAACCAgttggatacaatattttatacTATTATTAAAGAGTATTTATCGTACCTGAAAATAGGGCTACCAATTTGAAGAGGAAAATACTTTTTCTTTGGATACGATTGTGtgccaaaaagtaaaaacgAAAGTTTCCCTACAATTACTTTTGGCATCAGCCGAAAAACACTTTCTTTCATTAGCAATTTCTGTGATTATCTCGTTTGGTAACCAAGCGAGTGATCAACATAATCACACAGCGTTAAACTATTCAGCAATTTCCAGCTCGTTATGAGAACTAAAAGCTTGGACACGCTTGAGTTCCACTTTTTATCTCCATcaacatttaataattaagTGATTTCGCTTATGGTTCtattattaattaacattacTTGTTTGACACGACTAAACACGAAGTGCTTACTAATTTTATAAAGTGCCTGTGACCATGTTCGTTGGAATGCTGCCGattaaataatagttttaGTTTCATAAATGTAGATTGCTTTTGCTACGTGACCTGTACTTCCCCTGCAAGTGAGCTATCTAGTCGAAATATGGTTGTGTTTTCATATCTGGGTCAGCTTTTATCTTCCCAGTTGCCTGGCATTTTCAAGTTTTCAACACTTGGCAGCGTAACGAATTCCTTCCTGTCGACTCCACCACACAAATTGGCACCAATTTCGCAGTAAGAATACTAAATGTCCAACTTCAGACACAATCGCAATCGCAGTGGCAATCGCAGTGGCACACGCATACATGCTCTGCGTTAATTTGAGTTTAGcggcaatttttaatttgaacgTTCTGCAGTTTTTCAACTTATAATTGCACTGTGGCCCATTTACATTTTACGCAGggcattattttttttaatttgtgccTGCAACGTCGCTCGACATCTGATTCCTCGTTGGAGGCCGAAGGAAGGCATTACAGTTGCGGTTAATGCAATAGCTctaaaatagattttaataCTTACAGTTTCTTGGATGGAAAGCtatttttctagtttttattAGCACAACATTGGCATTTGTACATGAATTTCATTGGCAAATAATAAGTATTTCATCTGCCAGCAGTTCACACCTCAAATCATAACGCAAATGCCACCTTTTCGCAAGAATTTGAAAACACAACAAATCTGAGAATTCCTGATTACGCTCTGCCTAGAAATCTAAACAGAACATGAGTAATCCGCAGATGTTTCAGCAGAGATAGATGAATAGAACAAAGTATCTTCTAAGAAAAGTTATAAGAATAGTCTAATTAATTGACTTTTCACTATAACAACTTTTGTAAAATCGAATTCATTTTGGTTATGAACTTTTAGCAACAGAGTTACCATAGCGAAGTAAATTAAGATTGGAACTCAGAGAACTAAAGCCGTTTGCAACACTGCTTCTACGTGCTAATATCTTGAGTGCACTGTACCCACATGCGCACGCATATCATATGAAAATTTGTACTTATTTGTGCCCCTTTTCTGTCTTATTTTTTTGCAGACAACTGAGACGACGAGCGACAATGCAAAAGTCAGGCCCGGATACAAAAGTCCAGACCTCGAACGAGCGAAATAATGGCAATGGGCAGCTCAGaaataagaaagaaagaaagaatggaaaaaaaacacgaaaaaaagCTGCCAAAGCTGGAGTTTCGAGACGAGCGGCACACACTTGCGCAATCGCAGCAACAAAACCAAGCTGACCAGCTAATTGTGCGAGTGTCCGAGCGAATgagtgtgtatatgtgtgtgtaaacGACTTGCGCGTGATTTTGAAATCGGCCAACAACCGCTGAGGAACAAAATGTACTCGGTATGCCAGTATTCAACTTCAATTTGAGCCAGCACAAAAGaaacgtattattttattcatcatcatcaccgtCATCATAATCGTATCGCATCGCATTGTATCGCATCGCAGAGTAACGGTTAAGCAGTTCGGGTCACATTAACACGTTCTAATTGGACACTCCGGTCAGTGTTGCGAAATGGAATGTGCAGCAAACGAAACTGGAATTCAGCCTAGACAAAACAAAGCAGCGCTTTTGTTGCTCTTACTTCTAAGCACTTTTAGccaacagaaacaaaaacaacagggCTGTGGGCTGTGcgctgtatgtgtgtgcatctgtgtgtgtgtgtgtggcaacCACAAGGAATTTTGTGTTGAGGCACTTTTGTTGTTTAGTTTAGATCGCGTTGCTCtgctttttttctgttttctgttttctgaCTCAAATCTCAAGTGTGAGAAAAACAGCAGGCAccctccacacacacacacacacacacgcatgcacATATCGGatgtttaacatttaaattagcaGCTTCTGATTTGTATTTCTCGATTGACACTGCTTGCATCCAGTTCttttagtgtgtgtgtgtgtgtattcaTGTCTTTGACGTTTTTATTGCCCAAtcactttttttatttgcactttaCTACTGCAATGGTGGAAGAAAAACGCTGACTGGAACTATTTTTATGTTTGCCCCATAATGTTTTTCAACCGAAaaattgttgtatattttgtttttacgGCTAGTGtaaacaattgaaatttatttacttgaaGGCATAAACAAAATCGTTATGCACACACTCTGATAGGCGGAAACAATCAAATTGATCATCGAAAGTTCAACGATACGTATCGATCAAGGTTAAATGGTAAAAAATGAAAGCGCGCTAAATTAAACAATGATAAAGCagtacacacacgcacgcactcacacacacacacacacacgcccatGCACTTGACTTGCACAAGATATTCAGGCAAGCAGTGCACTTGTCCTGCATCCTGTTGTTGGGCGCCAAATTTGAAATGTATTCCCCCCCCTATTACAAAAcgtatttttaagtatttaagcTCTTGAAAACGCAGAAACTACAATGCAGTACAATTATTATTTCgcattatatttatttaattttttttttgtaattaactaatattaatttattgctcaAGTTACGATGGCGCGTTCAACGTGCCCCTGTGACTGTGAATTGTATTATGTAGTAGAACTTCCAAAGTGTTCAGGCCAAAAGTAATTCTCCCCGAACTAAAGAGCGATCATACTAAGATGCTGGTACGACTcgtttgtttatatatatatatatatttacatatttgtaCATATTCAATACTGCGTATTTTCTATGTAgcttacatatatgtatagtttTCTTGATCTAAGCAACGAATCGAATATGAAATTATCGAATGACTGAGACAAAGGCAGCGAATACTTTACACCAACATAgattttacattttgatacTAACTATTACCTATTGACCATTGTATATAAACGTAATTTGTACACACCCTATTGGCTAAGCgattgatataaaatatatacacctAAATGTGCATAAAAAACGATTGTTAACTCGAATCCCCGTAACGCCACAACGAATAGCCACTAAGTATTAGTCCACCCATTGATGCTAGGTATCTACGAAAAACGAAACTATTGTTAGCTAAATCTGAAACTTTAACTAAATCACTAATACGATCGAACAAGTCTGCAAGGCAAAGCAAAATGCCCACTTAGTCAGCTGCTCCACGCCCTCAAAAAGGCAATTTCGAACGATTTCCCTCGAGAGGAAGAGTGAGTATTTTAACGATAATTATCATATAATGTGTGGCATTCGTAAGGAATATATCAATAAATCGCCTTTGGAGGCGTCCGCAtgcccctccccctccccctcccgcTCCATCCATATATTCATTGCCTCGCCTCTGTTTGCTATTAATTTATGGCGCAGAGCGGGAACATTTTATAGATAAACATGCGGAACAAAATTGTCTgaaatggcaattaaatgaaaccgaaactgaaacttgGCATAAATGTGCAGCTATACAGaatagatatatacatatacacaagATACCCCGATATTcacaacaacacaacaacacaacaacaatgcaCCCGCAATAGTATAAACACAATACACGAATAACGAATATATTGAGCAAACCACCACAgaactatttatatttacattgtACCGTACAAtaaagctttttggcaaatatcAATGAAACCGAACAAACAAAGAACCAGCTAATAGCGAATGTCTTTCAATTGGTGGCCAAGGGTGGCATCTTGGGTGCTCCTGCGGACTGGCATTGTGGTAATGGTGACCCATTTCGGATGCCTCCAAGTGGATTAAACCTTTGTCGTCGTGGGACTGAAACCACAATCTTCTATCGCCGCCtccagcagttcgtccacTTATCCCCTTTTGTATGCAAATTAGCCACCGGCACAGTGGGTCTCACAGTTGCATTTCGTGGGCATAATTAATGCTTCAGGACCTTGTTCTTCAGTGCCGTACTTTTACTCCAATCTGCTTAGGTGCAAGCAAAGCAAGATTACGACCCATTTCGAATACTCCACTTTATTGCAACGTCTTCAGTGGAAATAATTGGTAAAAGAAAGAATCATTTCGATTCCATGGTGTTCAGGTGTGGCTTATATTTACAGTTTGTGGTGCAATCAACCTTTAAGGCGATGTTAAAAGAGAGGAAAAACcggttaaatatttcaaatacgCAAGCGTATTCAATTCAATAACACCGTCATCACGTCTGCaaatagctaaataaataaacgaagTGTGATGCGAAAAAATCGTTGAGCTTGCATATTGGCTATGTTACTGACCCAAAATTGTGCTTAAGTCGATTGCCAACGGAATGAATCAGCACGGCTAAATGCTTGGgaaaatttttcatttcgaaaCTAAAATTAGAGTTAAATTGAACATCTAAAGGAAACACACTAAAGTAATGCATAATAGTTTTATGTGCTGAATTCTTTGATTTTAGTGTATGTATTTGTTGAAATAAGTAAAACAACACATGTATAAAGCTCttgaaataatataattacattttagttttttcGTAACATTTGATATTAAAATGGATGAGAGATTTAACAAGACAAATATCACTTTAGAAAATCAAATATCCCGCCAAAAGTGTTGTAAAGTGTCATTACATGGCCACATATCGGTGTCACCAACCGCATGTAGCGGATACATACTCCCTTGGTATTTTGTGATTAATACACTGAGGTTGATTAATACACAGTCGTAGCATGTACGACTGGAAAGTTAACCTATCGATAACTGATACATATCTAAGAACGATAGGTTCCGAAAAATACCGCCTCGTGTTATCGAAACTTTTGTTGATAATTTATGAagttatattaaattaaaaatatagattattttcatattattataaaatatttaaaaaaggaaTGGACCTGGACCTATCGCGAGCTGATATGTTGGAACAGCTCAGAAATGTGACTAGTTTATGTGAATTGGAATAGATcacttattttaaatatttttgataaatttttaGAGGCAAATATTTCTGCCCGATGTGGAGCATCTGCCGCTGAATCGTCTGGAGGAGATCTACCGCAAATTCGTGGTACCCAGGCCAAGAAGAGAGCGCGAACCACGCGATCGCTCCAATCCAAATCCCACTCCGAAACCCAATCCtaatcccattcccattcccatggAAATGGAGCAGCTGACGCAGCGCATCAAGTCGGTGGCCATGGTGGGACAGAAGCGGCCGCTGGCAGAGAATGCGGAACACGATCATGCCAAGCAAATCAAGATGGACCTGCGCTGACCTTTTGCTGGGTGGCGATAACCCAACTGGGGACCACAACGGACTTCCAATCACAATCCAATCCATGCC contains these protein-coding regions:
- the LOC6524995 gene encoding uncharacterized outer membrane protein YpjA; this translates as MDLDLSRADMLEQLRNRQIFLPDVEHLPLNRLEEIYRKFVVPRPRREREPRDRSNPNPTPKPNPNPIPIPMEMEQLTQRIKSVAMVGQKRPLAENAEHDHAKQIKMDLR